CCCACGCACCAGCCCACGGTCACGTAGAAGGACGTGAGCCCGTTGGCGTCGTGGCGGTCGGCCGGGGCCACGTCGAGGGTGCGGAGGGTGCGGGCCTCGGATTTCTCCAGGGTGGTGAGGAGTGTTTCCAGGGTGGTGGCCAGGACTCTGCCACCTCCGGTGGCCACCAGGAGGGTGTCGGTGGTGCCGGTCGGGTCGATCAGCAGGGCGCCGTCGATGTCGCGGTTCAGGATCTGCTTGCGGGCCGTCGCCTCGTCGGCCACGGAGTGCGGGTCCAGGGGCTCACCGGGCAGTTTCTCGAGCCGGGTCACCGCCTGCTGGGCGGTGGCCTGGGGTGCCACGACCCCGAAGGGCACGTCCTTGGGCTTGGGGTCGTGGAGCGCGCCCACGTAGGAGGCGATGAAGAGCAGAGCGAGGGCGACCACGCCGGTCACGAGCAGCGTGGCTCGTGGGGTGACGGCGTCCTTCACCTCGGCCATGAAGGAGCTGGGTGGAGGGGTGGCGCCCGTGGTCTGCGTCATGCCCCCACGGTCCGGTCCGCCGGGCGTTTGCGCAGGTGGGAGGCGGCCGAACGGATGTCGTACGGATGTTCGAGAAACGGTCCGGAAATGGTCTATGGTGGGGGTGGGAGAGTTGGGAACTGATGTTCGAGAGCTGCTGTTCGGCCGGTCTCGGGCTCATGAGTCGGGAGGTGCGTGTGCCGGGTTTCACGCATCTGCACACCGTCTCCGGGTTCTCCCTGCGGTACGGCGCCTCGCACCCGGAGCGGCTGGCCGAGCGTGCCTCCGAGCGGGGTATGGATGCCCTGGCTCTCACCGATCGGGACTCGCTCGGGGGCGCGGTTCGGTTCGCCAAGGCCTGTGCGGCGGCCGGGGTGCGGCCGTTGTTCGGTGTGGAGCTGGCTGTGGAGGGGTTCGGGCTCTCGGGGGTGGAGGAGTCTGTGGGGCGGCGGCGCCGGGTTCCGGTGCGGGGTGGCGCCTTTGTCGATGAGTCGATGCCTCGGGTCACCTTTCTTGCTCGGGATGGGGCCCGGGGGTGGGGCGATCTGTGTCGGATCGTTTCGGCTGCGCATGCCGGTGAAGGGCCGCCGCTGTTGCCCCTGCGCGAGAATCGGGGGACGGTCTGACCGTCCTGCTCGGTGCCGACTCCGATGTGGGGCGTGCGCTTGCCGCTGGTCGTCCCGATCGGGCGGCCCGGCTGCTCGGGCCCTGGCGGGAGGTCTACGGGGACTCCCTGCGGCTGGAGGCCGTCTGGCACGGGCGTAAGGGCACCGGTCCGGGATCACTGAGGCTGGCCGCCCGCACCGTCGGCTTCGCCGCCGAGCAGCGGGTGCGGCCTGTGCTGAGCAATGCCGTCCGGTACGCGGATCCTGGCCTGGGGCCGGTCGCCGATGTGCTGGACGCCGCGCGCCGGCTCGTGCCCATCGACTCCACCAAGGAACTGGACTCCGGTGAGGCCTGGCTCAAGGGCGCGGGTGAGATGGCGCGGGTCGCCGAGCGGGTTGTCGAGGCTGCGGGCTTTCGGCGCGATGCC
Above is a window of Streptomyces sp. DT2A-34 DNA encoding:
- a CDS encoding DUF3533 domain-containing protein, coding for MTQTTGATPPPSSFMAEVKDAVTPRATLLVTGVVALALLFIASYVGALHDPKPKDVPFGVVAPQATAQQAVTRLEKLPGEPLDPHSVADEATARKQILNRDIDGALLIDPTGTTDTLLVATGGGRVLATTLETLLTTLEKSEARTLRTLDVAPADRHDANGLTSFYVTVGWCVGGYLCASIMTISSGAGRPTPRRSVIRLIAMAVVALVGGLGGALIVGPILGALPGSIAALWGVGALIIFAVGAATLAFQAIFGLAGIGLVILIIVILGNPSAGGALPPPLLPPFWRDIGPALPPGAGTWATRSIAYFKGNDTTGSLLVLSAWAAAGTAITLLAARLRTGPRAKAS